The window AGTGACTGCTGGCTGGGCGCTGCCCCCTGCATCCCGGCCTTCACCAGCTGGTGAGGTGGGCAGGGTGTGGTGCCTCCTGGTGACCTTCCTGTGTCCCCATAGCTGCCCTCCCACCTGGCAGAACTGTCCCTGGTACACGGGGCCTCACCCAGGCTGCCGCTGCTGCCCCGGTGTCATGGTTCCCTGGAGAGTGTCCTAGGCCTGAGGGTGCTGAGTGGGGGAAGCGATGTGTCCTCCCTCGATGGCCCGGCAGGAAGGGGAACTGGCTCTAAAAAGGAGCCCCCACTGGGAGGAGGGCATGTCCCTAGAACAGGCAACCTTTGGCCATCTGGCCCAGCCTCGTCCTTGTCCCCCCACTCAGGTCTTTCTCCACGGCTCCCAGGGCCAGGTTTACCACTCCCAGCAAGTGGGGCCTCCAGGCTCAGCCATCAGCCCAGACCTGCTGCTGGACAGCAGTGGCAGTCACCTCTATGTCCTGACTGCTCACCAGGTGAGGGCCATCCTGGGGCTGAAGGGGCCAGCACACACGGCCCGAGTCTCGTGCCCATTGCCTCTCTGCTCTGCTGCCCCTCCAGGTGGACCGGATACCTGTGGCAGCCTGCCCCCAGTTCCCTGACTGTGCCAGCTGCCTCCAGGCCCAGGACCCACTGTGTGGCTGGTGTGTCCTCCAGGGCAGGTGAGCACGGGGCCTGTGCCTAGGCTTGGGCCAACAGGTGGTGTGTGCCAGGAGGCTGCCCCTGGAAGCAGCCCTAGGCATGCCAGGAGGCCAACCCTGCTTGTTGGAGAGACTCGGGGCCACCACGGAGGTCACCCATCCTGCCCCATCTCACGGAGCCATGAATCTGGTTGGCACCCGCCTTTTCCGACACCACCCAGCCTGTGGGCTCCTCATCCCAGCAGCCCCAGCCAGGGTCCAGAACCCCCACACAGCTATCCTCCAGCCGGTGCTCCACACGGCAGCCCCAGGAATCCTTTAAGGCAGCCCTGAGTCACTGTGCGTCCCTCAGCCCAGCCGCAGCTGCCTCTTAGGGCTGGAGCCCACGCCTTGGCCATGAGGCCCTGCCTGCTTGGCCCCTTTCTCTCTGGGCACAGTCCCCTTCACGCCTCCTGCTCAttgcaccccactgcactccagctgggccaGCCTCCCCAGCCCCCTGTTGCCGGTCATCCTTGGAGTCTAGGACCCCCACGGTGACCTGATGGACCCCTGCCTGGCAGGTGTACCCAGAAGGGCCAGTGCAGGCGGGCGGGCCAGCCGAACCAGTGGCTGTGGAGCTATGAGGACAGCCACTGCCTGCACATCCAGAGCCTGCTGCCGGGCCACCACCCCCGCCAGGAGCAGGGCCAGGTAAGCCGCCCACCACCACTGGGCCCTCTGGGCAGCATGACCACTGCCTGGAGCACAAACCCCGCCTGCCTCCCgtcctccttcctctcccataGCCTCTGCTGCCACCCCCAGCAGTGGCCGCCCCCTCTGCTCTGGCTCCATCTCCCGGTTTCTCCCTGCTGCATCCCAGGTCACTTTGTCCGTCCCCCGGCTGCCCATCCTGGATGCAGATGAATACTTCCATTGTGCGTTCGGGGACTATGACAGCTTGGCTCATGTAGAAGGGCCCCACGTGGCCTGTGTCACCCCTCCCCAAGACCAGGTGCCACTTAACCCTCCAGGCACAGGTGAGTGGCCCATGGGGTAGGGGGCTGGGGTGGAAGCTGGAGGGGTAATGAGCTACCTGACctgtcctgcccccactgtcccCTCCCAGACCATGTCACTGTGCCCCTGGCCCTGATGTTCGAGGACGTGGCTGTAGCTGCCACCAACTTCTCCTTTTATGACTGCAGTGCCGTCCAAGCCTTGGAGGCGGCTGCCCCGTGAGTCCCTGGGCCTGCCTCCTGGGGTAGGGGTGGCGACCCCAGAGGGCACTCAGTTGAGCAGCCGCCCTGCCCCTCTAGGTGTCGCGCTTGCGTGGGCAGCATCTGGCGGTGTCACTGGTGCCCCCAGAGTAGCCACTGCGTGTACGGAGAGCACTGCCCAGAGGGCGAGAGGACCATCTACAGCGCCCAGGAGGTGGGTGGGCCCGAACTTCGGGCAGAGACAGGGCTGTCCCTTCTCCACCCTTCCCAGACCCGCCCAGCAGTAGGCCCTTTGAGTTCTGAAGGGCTGAGGGCTCTTGTTTTCCCAGGAGGACGTCCGGGTGCGTGGCCCAGGGGCTTGCCCACAGGTCGAAGGCCTGGCAGGTCCCCACCTGGTGCCTGTGGGCTGGGAGAGCCATTTGGTCCTACGTGTGCGGAACCTTCAACATTTCCGAGTGAGCTGTCAGGAGGGAAGGGGGCAGTGCAGTGGAGTCTGCCAACAGCGTGTCCACGCTCCTGACAGCGTCCTTCCCCAGGGCCTGCCTGCCTCCTTCCACTGCTGGCTGGAGCTGCCTGGAGAACTTCGGGGACTGCCGGCCACCCTGGAGGAGACAGCAGGGGATTCAGGCCTCATCCACTGCCAGGCCCACCAGGTGAGTGGCCGCCCTCCAAACCCTCTTGCCCCCAAGCTTCTGTAGACCCTCAGGGGTCTGCCATCTTTGTGGAGAGCCTGCTTGGGGCCCATAGCCTCTGTCCGTGGGCTCCAGTCTTGGGGGGAGAGGCAGGGAACGATCACATTCATTCTGGGGGGTGGCCCAGAGGAGACAGGAGTCAGAGGTGCCCTGAGTGGGCACCCAGCCTGACCCCATACTCTGCCCACAGTTTTACCCCTCCATGTCCCAGCGGGAGCTCCCAGTGCCCATCTACGTCACCCAGGGTGAGGCCCAGAGGCTGGACAACGCCCATGCTCTTTATGGTGAGCCTGAGGGCAGCCAGGCAGGCGGGGCAGGGTGGGTGGCAGACAGGAGGCGCTCAGCACACTGCCTGACCTTCCCTAGTGATCCTGTACGACTGCGCCATGGGCCACCCCGACTGCAGCCACTGCCAAGCGGCCAACAGGAGCCTGGGCTGCCTGTGGTGTGCTGACGGCCAGCCTGCCTGTCGCTATGGGCCCTTGTGCCCACCGGGGGCTGTGGAGCTGCTGTGTCCTGCGCCCAGCATTGATGCAGTGAGTCTCCTGACGGGCCCCCACAGCCCAGTGGGCCACTTCTCCTGCCCCATACTGTCCTGTCCTCCGCGATCAGAccagccctgccccaggcccCCAAACCCCAGCAGctcggcctggctgggctggttGGCTGGCCGGGCACCCAGCACTGCAGAGTGGAGTGTGGGTGCGGGGGATCCCATCTGCCATCATTTGCCTGCTGCAGGTCGAGCCCCTGACCGGTCCCCCTGAGGGAGGCTTGGCCCTCACCATCCTGGGCTCCAACCTGGGCCGGGCCTTCGCCGACGTGCAGTACGCCGTGAGCGTGGCCAGCCGGCCCTGCAACCCTGAGCCCTCTCTCTACCGCACCTCGGCCCGGTGAGGCACTTGGAGGGGTGAGGATGGGTGGGGAGGCCCTCAGAGATGGCCACCCAGAGATAAGGAAGGCCTGTGGCCAAGAAACCTGGGGCACTCGGTCAGGGGAGGGGTGGAGAAGGTGCGCTCGGTAGCAGCTGGTGGGCTGTCCCCTGCGTCCCTGGGCCCTGAGCAGCTCCCAGGCCTCCGCTTTCCAGGATTGTGTGTGTGACATCTCCTGCCCCCAATGGCACCACTGGGCCCGTCCGGGTGGCCATTAAGAGCCAGCCACCAGGCATCTCAAGCCAGCACTTCACCTACCAGGTCAGTGGCCTCCCAGGTGCACCCTACACAGGGGAGGGTACGAGGGAGGGCCAGGAAGGACAGGCGCCTAATGAGGATGTCAAGCTGGCTCTGCCGGGAGCAGGAAGCACCGCTGCATGCCTAGGAGGGAAGCCATGGCACGTGAGTGGAGGTGGGCAGCCAGGTCAGTCTGGGGCACGAAGCTCTCGGGACCTGTTGCCCTGGGCACTTGGTGGCACCGTTTCCCGGGTGGGAAGCCTGGGACAGGAgcagtgggggcaggggtgggttcTGCCCAAAGAGGCAACTGGATTTGAGAGTTTAGAGCTCCAGGTCTGGGGGCTGTAAGCTGTGGTGGGGAGGAGGCTGTCCCAAGGGGGACAGAGTGGCAGTGAGGATGAAAGAGCCCCACTCCTACTCCCCATGcggcaggggtgggtgggaggacGGTGGCCAGTGTGCAGTGGCCTCAGGAAGGAGGGCGTGGTCCACTTTGGCCCCAGGAGGTGAAGCCCAGAGATGACCTGCGCTTCAGAACCGGAGGGCCTTGGGCATGGCCCAGGGGGGTGAAAGGGCCAGGCTGGGCTGCCGTGCCTACCCAGCCCGCGCTGTTCCCCAGGACCCTGTCCTGCTGAGCCTGAGTCCTCGCTGGGGCCCCCAGGCAGGGGGCACCCAGCTCACCATCCGAGGTCAGCACCTCCAGACAGGTGGCAACACCAGTGCCTTCGTGGGTGGCCAACCCTGTCCCATGTGAGTCCCGGCCTGGCTGCCGTCGGGTGGTGGGCACTCCCATAGGCCTCAGCGTCCTTTCTACACAGTGGGGGTGGTACATTCAGAGAAGTGGTTGCTGTGGCCACCCCCAGTGGTCCCTGCCCTTGTCAAGGCAGGCAAAGTAGGGCTTCTCCTACGGGGGTTGGGCCAGGGCTCGGGTAGAGGGGCGGTAGTTAGAGCCGAGATGAGAGACCCCACTACCCATCCTGCAGCCTGGAGCCAGTGTGTCCGGAAGCCATCGTGTGCCGCACCAGGCCCCAGGCTGTCCCAGGAGAAGCAGCAGTCCTTGTGGTCTTTGGCCATGCCCAGCGCACACTGCTCGCCAGCCCCTTCCGCTACACCGCCAACCCCCGGCTTGTAGCAGCGGAGCCCAGTGCCAGCTTCCGGGGGTGAGGATCAGCCCACAGGCCAGCCTGTGCAccaggaaggagggaaggtggGATGGGGGCTGGGCTGTGTTGCCCACCGCCCGCCCACACCCGACTGCCATCCTGGTACAGGGGTGGGCGACTGATCCGTGTCAGGGGCACCGGCCTAGACGTGGTGCAGCGGCCCCTGCTGTCTGTGTGGCTGGAGGCTGACACAGAGGTGCAGGCTTCCAGGGCCCAGCCCCAGGACTCACAGCCAAGGAGGAGCTGTGGAGCCCCTGCTGCGGACCCCCAGGCTTGTATCCAGCTTGGTGGGGGGCTGCTGCAGGTGAGCCCCTCACCAGCAGGCGACAGGGCTGTCCCCGACCATGCCCATGcccagtggggagggggagggcaggCCACCATGCCCCTAGCAGCGCATAGTGGAGCCCAGCTCACTCCATCTGCGGTCGGCCCTGAATGCCCCACAGTGCTCCACTGTCTGCTCCGTCAACTCGTCCAGCCTCCTCCTGTGCCGGAGccctgctgtgccagacagagcCCGCCCGCAGCGGGTCTTCTTCATCCTGGACAACGTGCAAGTGGACTTCGCCAGCGCCAGTGGGGGCCAGGGCTTCCTGTACCAGCCCAACCCCCGCCTGGCACCCCTCAGCCGCGAGGGGCCTGCCCGCCCCTACCGCCTCAAGCCAGGCCATGTCCTGGATGTGGAGGTGAGGGCCACCTTCAACCCTGCCCCGCCAGGGCGCTCAGGCCGCCTCTGTGGGGGCCAGCGGCTTAGGCTCCCATGTGTGTCCCAGGGCGAGGGCCTCAACCTGGGCATCAGCAAGGAGGAGGTGCGCGTGCACATCGGCCGCGGCGAGTGCCTGGTGAAGACGCTCACGCGCAACCACCTGTACTGCGAGCCGCCTGCGCACGCTCCGCAGCCTGCCAATGGCTCCGGCCTGCCACAGTTCGTGGTGAGTCTGTGCCCTGGGTGGGCAGGTGGACCGGGTGCCGCCGGCATGCACTCAGGAGCCGTGCCCCCCCAGGTGCAGATGGGCAATGTGCAGCTGGCTCTGGGCCCTGTGCAGTACGAGGCTGAACCCCTGCTGTCTGCCTTTCCCgtggaggcccaggcaggcgtgGGCATGGGTGCTGCAGTGCTGATCGCCGCCGTGCTCCTCCTCACCCTCATGTACAGGTGAGACCCGCCCACCCCCAGCACACTTCCCTCCTCGCCATTGGCAAGGGTGCCCTGGCAGGCGGCTAGCCTGGCCGTGGCCCTGGCTGATGCTGGCCCCGGGCTGCAGGCACAAGAGCAAGCAGGCCCTGCGGGACTACCAGAAGGTGCTACTGCAGCTGGAGAGCCTGGAGACCGGAGTGGGAGACCAGTGCCGCAAGGAGTTCACAGGTGGGTGCGGAGGCAGGGGGGACAGGGTGCCCACGAGGCCTGAACTCACACCTCGGCGCCTCCTGGCCCGCAGACCTCATGACGGAGATGACCGACCTCAGCAGCGACCTGGAGGCCAGCGGGATCCCCTTCCTGGACTACCGCACCTATGCCGAGCGCGCCTTCTTCCCTGGCCATGGCGGTtgcccgctgcagcccaagcctGAGGGGCCAGGGGAGGACGGCCGCTGTGCCACTGTGTGCCAGGGCCTCACACAGCTCTCCAACCTGCTCAACAGCAAGCTCTTCCTCCTCACGGTGAGGGCTGCATGGCGGGAGTCCCCGGTGGGcaaggaggtggggctggggaacTACTGGCCTGAGACAAAGGTGGGGGAGGAGTGGGACTTCCCGGGATGAGCCTCCGACCCCTGCCCAGCTCATCCATACCCTGGAGGAGCAGCCCAGCTTTTCCCAGAGGGATCGCTGCCACGTGGCTTCGCTGCTGTCGCTAGCACTACATGGCAAGCTGGAGTACCTGACTGACATCATGAGGACCCTGCTGGGTGACCTAGCGGCCCATTACGTGCACAGGAACCCCAAGCTCATGCTACGCAGGTTGGCCTTGACCTGGACCCAGTGGCGGGGATGCGGGCTTGCCACAGACCTGCCCCCATCGCATCCTGGGCGGGCTCTGTCCAGGGGCGGGTGGGGCCAGGAAGCCCCAGCAGGTGGAGGGAAGGAAAGTGAGATGTCCTCAGCAGGGACACAGGCACAAAGGCCTGACCCTGTGGCCGGCTCCCCGCAGGACAGAGACCATGGTGGAGAAACTGCTCACCAACTGGCTGTCCATCTGCCTGTACGCCTTCCTGAGGGTGAGGGGCACTGTCCCGCCTGCCCCCAGCCCTGAGTGGCAGACTCCTCCCCTCTTGCCATGAGGGGGCTGCTGCCTGCGCCCTACCTGACCAAGGCCCGGCAAGGGCGGCTTTGGAAACGGAAGGACTTTGAACCCTCTCCGGGGCTGGAGGCGAGGCAGAGGCGAGAAGGGCTGTCATCGATCCCCCCTCGCTTGGCTGATGCTGGCTCATCTTGGCAATGCAGGAGGTGGCTGGTGAGCCACTGTACATGCTCTTCCGGGCCATCCAGTACCAGGTGGACAAAGGCCCCGTGGATGCCGTGACAGGCAAGGCCAAACGGACCCTGAATGATAGCCGCTTGCTGCGGGAGGACGTGGAGTTCCAGCCCCTGACGCTGATGGTGCTGGTGGGGCCCGGGGCTGGCGGGGCCGCAGGCAGCAGCGAGATGCAGCACGTGCCAGCCCGGGTGCTCGACACGGACACCATCACCCAGGTCAAGGAGAAGGTGTTGGACCAAGTCTACAAGGGCACCCCCTTCTCCCAGAGGCCCTCAGTGCATGCCCTAGACCTTGGTGAGAGAGCCAGCCCTGCCCACCCACCCCAGGGACCCTTCCCTACCCCTCCGGCACCGGGAGCCTCTCAGCTGTGTCTTACTATGAATGTGGGGCATGGAGAACAGGCTGTAGactatctgcttccctgactccCTCCAGAGTGGCGCTCGGGCCTGGCTGGTCACCTGACCCTATCGGATGAAGACTTGACCTCCGTGACCCAAAACCACTGGAAGAGACTCAACACCTTGCAGCACTACAAGGTGTGAGCAGTGGCGTGGCGAGGCGAGGCAGGGCAGGGCGGggctggggcggggcggggcggggaggggcggggcagggcgaggctggggcagggcggggctggggcggggcagggtgaggcagggcagggtggggtcGGTGTAGGCGCCTGGCTAGGGATCAGCACAGCCTCTGCTCCCCATCTCTGCCAGGTCCCCAATGGAGCAACAGTGGGGCTCGTCCCTCAGCTGCACAGTGGCAGCACCATCTCCCAGAGCCTGGCCCAGAGGTGCCCCTTGGGAGAGAGTGAGTCCCTCAGGGTCGGCCCTGACCTGGGGCCACTGGAGTCCAGGTTGGGAAGGCAGAACTCCTGGCCACGCATCTGCCTCAGCTTCATCCCCCACCCCACCGAGATCTTCTGcccatctctccttcctttcttccagtccccaccctgccccaccttGTCGGGGGAGTGGACTGGGCATCCCAGGCCAGGGGCAGGGGGTATAGCCCTGAAGCCAGGCTCCTGTGCCCTCAGACATCCCCACGCTGGAGGATGGCGAGGAAGGGGGGGTGTGCCTCTGGCACCTGGTGAAAGCCACCGAGGAGCCAGAAGGGACCAAGGTGCGGTGCAGCAGCCTACGGGAGCGGGAGCCAGCAAGGGCCAAGGCCATTCCGGAAATCTACCTCACCCGTCTGCTGTCCATGAAGGTTGGTGCGGCCTGGGCGGCTGGGCCTGAGAGGAGGCTCAGCCAGGGACCCCGACCAAGCCAGGGTGTGGGAGGAGCAGGGGCAGCCTCAGACGTGGACGGCCCCCACACCCTGCCGTCCACACGGCCCTTATCCCTTGCCTCGCAGGGCACGCTGCAGAAGTTTGTGGACGACACCTTCCAGGCCATTCTCAGTGTGAACCGGCCCATCCCCATCGCCGTCAAGTACCTGTTTGACCTTCTGGATGAGCTAGCAGAGAAGCACGGCATCGAGGACCCAGGGACCCTGCACATCTGGAAGACTAACAGGTGCCTTTCCTGCTGCCGCACCCCTGCTGTGCACATGGTCCACTGAGTCCCAGAGGGACCAGGACATTCCCAGGGTGGATGCCCCCACCTGGGGTTTCTGGAACTTACAGGAAGATCTAGGGCCCAGGTCACCTGGGCCACCAGGCCAGCTTCCAGCGGCCCCTGGCCCCGAGTGTGTTGCCAGTAGGCTGGAGTTCATGGGGCGGAGATCACAATGGCAGGCCAGGGCCTCACGCCCACGCCTGCCCTGCGCCCCCAGTCTGCTGCTGCGGTTCTGGGTGAATGCCTTGAAGAACCCACAGCTCATCTTTGATGTGCGGGTGTCGGACAATGTGGACGCCATCCTTGCTGTCATCGCCCAGACCTTCATTGACTCCTGTACCACCTCGGAGCACAAAGTGGGCCGGGTGAGAGCAGTGCCAACAGCAGCAGCTGGCAGGGACTTGAGGAGGAAAGGCTTATGGGGGAAGCCTAGAGGGCTCTGCACAGACCTTTGGGTGGGCAGTGGCAGCATCATGGGGGCGCCTTCACCTCCTAGCTCATGCCTAGTGCCTCCCCTCCCTCCGGAGCAGGATTCCCCAGTGAACAAACTGCTCTACGCCCGGGAGATCCCACGCTACAAGCAGATGGTGGAGAGGTGGGTGTCAGAGGCATCGGGGCTGCGGGGATGGGGGCTGCCCCACGCCTAACTCAGTCTGCTCCTCCAGATACTATGCGGACATTCGCCAGAGCTCTCCGGCGAGCTACCAGGAGATGAACTCTGCCCTGGCTGAGCTCTCCGGGGTGAGGCATGGCCCGGGGGGTGCGCCTGTCCACATGTGGGTGGAAAGACTAGCAGAGCAGAGTGGGGAAGACTTGGGGCTTGAGGACCAGGCTGGGACCTCACTGCCCCCCTCCACGTGGTGCCCCCAGAACTACACTTCTGCTCCCCACTGTCTGGAGGCTCTGCAAGAACTCTACAACCACATCCACAGGTACTACGATCAGGTGAGGCCCAGGGTGCTCCGGAGGGGAGGCGCAGTGGAGCGGGAGGCCCGTGGACCCTCCCGGGGGAGCAGGGGTGCCAGCCCATGCTGGCGGGACCCAGGCTGGGGAAGGGACTCGGCTTTCATTCCAATTCCCCAGGGAGACCCCAGGCAGCCCCCACTGGATCCCGAGGCTCCTGCGGAGATGGAAGCAGGGTGGGTGGCCCTGGGCCAGCAGGCAGAGGGGCAGGCTCAGACAGGCACCCTCCTCTGCCCGGGCAGATTATCAGTGCCCTGGAGGAGGACCCTGTGGGCCAGAAGCTGCAGCTGGCCTGCCGCCTGCAGCAGGTCGCCGCCCTGGTGGAGAACAAAGTGACTGACCTGTGAGCTCTGGGCTCAGACAGCAGCAAGCCGGATCCACCACCACCGCAGTGCCTTATGACCCCGGAACCGAGCCAGCCACTGAGGGGAGCCGGCAGAGCCTGGGGGCACAGGGTGcaaagccaggcactgtgcccagcagtgGGCTCCCTGCCTGCCACCTCCCCTGCCAGCCCGCCCACCTTCCCCCCACCTGGGATTGTTTCTAATTTATAAGgatccccctccttccccctctccccattGTATTTATTTGCCTGCTGGAAAATCACATccggaaataaaatagaaatgtctttttattttactttgagacggagtctcactttctctcccaggctggagtgcagtggcgcaatctcggctcactgcaacctctgtttcccaggttcaagcaattcttctgcctcagtctcccgagtagctggaactacaggcatgtgccaccatacctgactaattttggtatttttagtaaagacatagTTTCCCCATGtcggacaggctggtct of the Pongo abelii isolate AG06213 chromosome X, NHGRI_mPonAbe1-v2.0_pri, whole genome shotgun sequence genome contains:
- the PLXNB3 gene encoding plexin-B3 isoform X13; amino-acid sequence: MKEFSPCVLVRACMHPSLPLAPALGHCLCPSLCLPLSVPPLSPRLRSLSLILHLSASLPPSRALSTLASLHPTFHLPLLRAPTALTCAVSQAPVMAHWPPFGLCLLLLLLSSPPLPLTGAHRFSAPNTTLNHLALAPGRGTLYVGAVNHLFQLGPELQLEAVAVTGPVIDSPDCVPFRDPAECPQAQLTDNANQLLLVSSRAQELVACGQVRQGVCETRRLGDVAEVLYQAEDPGDGQFVAANTPGVATVGLVVPLPGRDLLLVARGLAGKLSAGVPPLAIRQLAGSQPFSSEGLGRLVVGDFSDYNNSYVGAFADARSAYFVFRRRGARAQAEYRSYVARVCLGDTNLYSYVEVPLACQGQGLIQAAFLAPGTLLGAFAAGPRGTQAALCAFPMAELGASMEQARRLCYTAGGRGPSGAEEATVEYGVTSRCVTLPLDSPESYPCGDEHTPSPIAGRQPLEVQPLLKLGQPVSAVAALQADGHMIAFLGDTQGQLHKVFLHGSQGQVYHSQQVGPPGSAISPDLLLDSSGSHLYVLTAHQVDRIPVAACPQFPDCASCLQAQDPLCGWCVLQGRCTQKGQCRRAGQPNQWLWSYEDSHCLHIQSLLPGHHPRQEQGQVTLSVPRLPILDADEYFHCAFGDYDSLAHVEGPHVACVTPPQDQVPLNPPGTDHVTVPLALMFEDVAVAATNFSFYDCSAVQALEAAAPCRACVGSIWRCHWCPQSSHCVYGEHCPEGERTIYSAQEEDVRVRGPGACPQVEGLAGPHLVPVGWESHLVLRVRNLQHFRGLPASFHCWLELPGELRGLPATLEETAGDSGLIHCQAHQFYPSMSQRELPVPIYVTQGEAQRLDNAHALYVILYDCAMGHPDCSHCQAANRSLGCLWCADGQPACRYGPLCPPGAVELLCPAPSIDAVEPLTGPPEGGLALTILGSNLGRAFADVQYAVSVASRPCNPEPSLYRTSARIVCVTSPAPNGTTGPVRVAIKSQPPGISSQHFTYQDPVLLSLSPRWGPQAGGTQLTIRGQHLQTGGNTSAFVGGQPCPILEPVCPEAIVCRTRPQAVPGEAAVLVVFGHAQRTLLASPFRYTANPRLVAAEPSASFRGGGRLIRVRGTGLDVVQRPLLSVWLEADTEVQASRAQPQDSQPRRSCGAPAADPQACIQLGGGLLQCSTVCSVNSSSLLLCRSPAVPDRARPQRVFFILDNVQVDFASASGGQGFLYQPNPRLAPLSREGPARPYRLKPGHVLDVEGEGLNLGISKEEVRVHIGRGECLVKTLTRNHLYCEPPAHAPQPANGSGLPQFVVQMGNVQLALGPVQYEAEPLLSAFPVEAQAGVGMGAAVLIAAVLLLTLMYRHKSKQALRDYQKVLLQLESLETGVGDQCRKEFTDLMTEMTDLSSDLEASGIPFLDYRTYAERAFFPGHGGCPLQPKPEGPGEDGRCATVCQGLTQLSNLLNSKLFLLTLIHTLEEQPSFSQRDRCHVASLLSLALHGKLEYLTDIMRTLLGDLAAHYVHRNPKLMLRRTETMVEKLLTNWLSICLYAFLREVAGEPLYMLFRAIQYQVDKGPVDAVTGKAKRTLNDSRLLREDVEFQPLTLMVLVGPGAGGAAGSSEMQHVPARVLDTDTITQVKEKVLDQVYKGTPFSQRPSVHALDLEWRSGLAGHLTLSDEDLTSVTQNHWKRLNTLQHYKVPNGATVGLVPQLHSGSTISQSLAQRCPLGENIPTLEDGEEGGVCLWHLVKATEEPEGTKVRCSSLREREPARAKAIPEIYLTRLLSMKGTLQKFVDDTFQAILSVNRPIPIAVKYLFDLLDELAEKHGIEDPGTLHIWKTNSLLLRFWVNALKNPQLIFDVRVSDNVDAILAVIAQTFIDSCTTSEHKVGRDSPVNKLLYAREIPRYKQMVERYYADIRQSSPASYQEMNSALAELSGNYTSAPHCLEALQELYNHIHRYYDQIISALEEDPVGQKLQLACRLQQVAALVENKVTDL
- the PLXNB3 gene encoding plexin-B3 isoform X2, with product MKEFSPCVLVRACMHPSLPLAPALGHCLCPSLCLPLSVPPLSPRLRSLSLILHLSASLPPSRALSTLASLHPTFHLPLLRAPTALTCAVSQAPVMAHWPPFGLCLLLLLLSSPPLPLTGAHRFSAPNTTLNHLALAPGRGTLYVGAVNHLFQLGPELQLEAVAVTGPVIDSPDCVPFRDPAECPQAQLTDNANQLLLVSSRAQELVACGQVRQGVCETRRLGDVAEVLYQAEDPGDGQFVAANTPGVATVGLVVPLPGRDLLLVARGLAGKLSAGVPPLAIRQLAGSQPFSSEGLGRLVVGDFSDYNNSYVGAFADARSAYFVFRRRGARAQAEYRSYVARVCLGDTNLYSYVEVPLACQGQGLIQAAFLAPGTLLGAFAAGPRGTQAALCAFPMAELGASMEQARRLCYTAGGRGPSGAEEATVEYGVTSRCVTLPLDSPESYPCGDEHTPSPIAGRQPLEVQPLLKLGQPVSAVAALQADGHMIAFLGDTQGQLHKVFLHGSQGQVYHSQQVGPPGSAISPDLLLDSSGSHLYVLTAHQVDRIPVAACPQFPDCASCLQAQDPLCGWCVLQGRCTQKGQCRRAGQPNQWLWSYEDSHCLHIQSLLPGHHPRQEQGQVTLSVPRLPILDADEYFHCAFGDYDSLAHVEGPHVACVTPPQDQVPLNPPGTDHVTVPLALMFEDVAVAATNFSFYDCSAVQALEAAAPCRACVGSIWRCHWCPQSSHCVYGEHCPEGERTIYSAQEEDVRVRGPGACPQVEGLAGPHLVPVGWESHLVLRVRNLQHFRGLPASFHCWLELPGELRGLPATLEETAGDSGLIHCQAHQFYPSMSQRELPVPIYVTQGEAQRLDNAHALYVILYDCAMGHPDCSHCQAANRSLGCLWCADGQPACRYGPLCPPGAVELLCPAPSIDAVEPLTGPPEGGLALTILGSNLGRAFADVQYAVSVASRPCNPEPSLYRTSARIVCVTSPAPNGTTGPVRVAIKSQPPGISSQHFTYQDPVLLSLSPRWGPQAGGTQLTIRGQHLQTGGNTSAFVGGQPCPILEPVCPEAIVCRTRPQAVPGEAAVLVVFGHAQRTLLASPFRYTANPRLVAAEPSASFRGGGRLIRVRGTGLDVVQRPLLSVWLEADTEVQASRAQPQDSQPRRSCGAPAADPQACIQLGGGLLQCSTVCSVNSSSLLLCRSPAVPDRARPQRVFFILDNVQVDFASASGGQGFLYQPNPRLAPLSREGPARPYRLKPGHVLDVEGEGLNLGISKEEVRVHIGRGECLVKTLTRNHLYCEPPAHAPQPANGSGLPQFVVSLCPGWAGGPGAAGMHSGAVPPQVQMGNVQLALGPVQYEAEPLLSAFPVEAQAGVGMGAAVLIAAVLLLTLMYRHKSKQALRDYQKVLLQLESLETGVGDQCRKEFTDLMTEMTDLSSDLEASGIPFLDYRTYAERAFFPGHGGCPLQPKPEGPGEDGRCATVCQGLTQLSNLLNSKLFLLTLIHTLEEQPSFSQRDRCHVASLLSLALHGKLEYLTDIMRTLLGDLAAHYVHRNPKLMLRRTETMVEKLLTNWLSICLYAFLREVAGEPLYMLFRAIQYQVDKGPVDAVTGKAKRTLNDSRLLREDVEFQPLTLMVLVGPGAGGAAGSSEMQHVPARVLDTDTITQVKEKVLDQVYKGTPFSQRPSVHALDLEWRSGLAGHLTLSDEDLTSVTQNHWKRLNTLQHYKVPNGATVGLVPQLHSGSTISQSLAQRCPLGENIPTLEDGEEGGVCLWHLVKATEEPEGTKVRCSSLREREPARAKAIPEIYLTRLLSMKVGAAWAAGPERRLSQGPRPSQGVGGAGAASDVDGPHTLPSTRPLSLASQGTLQKFVDDTFQAILSVNRPIPIAVKYLFDLLDELAEKHGIEDPGTLHIWKTNSLLLRFWVNALKNPQLIFDVRVSDNVDAILAVIAQTFIDSCTTSEHKVGRVRAVPTAAAGRDLRRKGLWGKPRGLCTDLWVGSGSIMGAPSPPSSCLVPPLPPEQDSPVNKLLYAREIPRYKQMVERYYADIRQSSPASYQEMNSALAELSGVRHGPGGAPVHMWVERLAEQSGEDLGLEDQAGTSLPPSTWCPQNYTSAPHCLEALQELYNHIHRLSVPWRRTLWARSCSWPAACSRSPPWWRTK